One genomic window of Candidatus Pseudobacter hemicellulosilyticus includes the following:
- a CDS encoding Fic family protein, with protein MAVYNWQRNDWPHFTYHLKEVENSLLLLAEKTGHISGILKALPESVQSETIIELMVAEAIKTSEIEGEYFSRQDVMSSIKKNLGLQKSPETIRNKKAEGIGELMSDVRKTFQERITAKKLFSWHSMLMADRRNVLIGAWRKHTEPMQVISGAIEKEKIHYEAPPSVRVPAEMKQFISWFNATGPGGQKEIPIPVIRSAIAHLYFETIHPFEDGNGRIGRAIAEKCLSQGLGRPVLLSLSRTIEANKRAYYDALQEAQRSNEITPWINYFVQLALDAQTEAEEQVEFTLRKVKFFDKFGKHLNERQQKVVTRMLEEGPKGFKGGMSASKYGSLAKTSKATATRDLQDLLDKGVFILMDEGGGRNTKYQIHLT; from the coding sequence ATGGCGGTATATAACTGGCAAAGGAATGACTGGCCTCACTTCACCTACCACCTTAAAGAGGTGGAAAATAGCTTATTGCTGCTGGCTGAAAAAACAGGCCATATTAGTGGAATATTAAAGGCGTTGCCTGAGTCTGTTCAATCAGAAACAATCATTGAGCTGATGGTGGCTGAAGCCATTAAAACATCTGAAATAGAAGGTGAATATTTTAGCAGGCAGGATGTGATGTCTTCCATTAAAAAGAATCTCGGCTTGCAGAAATCCCCTGAAACTATCCGAAATAAAAAAGCGGAGGGAATCGGTGAATTGATGTCGGATGTACGCAAGACATTCCAGGAAAGGATAACTGCAAAAAAGTTGTTTTCCTGGCATAGCATGTTGATGGCTGACAGGCGCAACGTCCTTATCGGCGCCTGGCGAAAACATACAGAGCCCATGCAGGTAATATCCGGTGCTATAGAGAAAGAGAAAATCCATTATGAAGCACCACCATCTGTAAGGGTGCCTGCTGAAATGAAACAGTTCATTTCCTGGTTCAACGCAACAGGCCCTGGTGGACAAAAGGAAATTCCGATACCAGTTATTCGTTCCGCTATTGCCCACCTCTATTTTGAAACCATACACCCTTTTGAGGATGGTAATGGACGGATTGGTCGTGCGATAGCTGAAAAGTGCTTATCTCAGGGGTTGGGCAGGCCGGTATTACTTAGCCTGTCCCGTACTATAGAGGCTAATAAAAGGGCTTATTATGATGCTTTGCAGGAGGCTCAGCGATCTAACGAAATTACCCCCTGGATCAACTACTTTGTACAATTAGCATTGGATGCTCAAACAGAGGCTGAAGAGCAGGTGGAATTTACTTTGAGAAAGGTTAAGTTCTTCGATAAATTCGGTAAACACCTTAACGAACGCCAGCAAAAAGTAGTTACCCGGATGCTGGAGGAAGGACCAAAAGGCTTTAAGGGTGGAATGAGCGCCAGTAAATATGGTTCCCTGGCCAAAACAAGTAAGGCTACGGCAACCAGAGACCTGCAGGATCTGCTGGACAAGGGTGTCTTTATTTTAATGGACGAAGGCGGAGGGCGCAACACAAAATATCAAATTCACCTGACCTGA
- a CDS encoding family 43 glycosylhydrolase encodes MKQTIIALVLAFLCLPLIAQPGPGRKNKQSLSFTNPLFPGDYPDPSILVDSNGYYIVHSSFDYYPGLTIWHSKDLLNWTPVISPLTRYVGSVWAPDLVRHNNKYYIYFPANNTNYVIVADAINGPWSEPVDLQIGNIDPGHIADDKGNRYLYFSSGGYVPLAADGLSVTGPMQHVYDGWSIPRKWSIECFCMEGPKLFRRGDYYYLTVAQGGTAGPGTGHMVISARSKSPVGPWENSPFNPIIRAQVNTQKWLSVGHATPFQDRSNKWWMVLHGYENGYYNMGRQTLLAPLEWTADGWFKLPAGFDINAALRLPPASSRSFIANDDFTGSSLHPQWKFFGGYDPNRFSCTNDGILIKAKGNAIPESAPLLCMPSDHSYTVNVELETSGNAIGGLVLYYSHKAYSGILADSSNILANLRGWQFPTEKNVVAGRAFLRLTNNNNIVDMYYSTNGKDWIKIENSADVSAYHHNVLSDFLGLRIGLVAMGEGTVKFKAFRYEAIK; translated from the coding sequence GTGAAGCAAACGATCATTGCCCTGGTACTCGCCTTTCTTTGCCTTCCCTTAATTGCCCAACCTGGCCCGGGCAGGAAAAACAAGCAAAGCCTGTCATTCACCAATCCCCTCTTTCCGGGCGACTACCCCGACCCCAGCATCTTAGTAGATAGCAATGGCTATTACATCGTTCACTCCTCCTTCGACTATTATCCTGGCTTAACCATCTGGCACTCCAAAGACCTGCTCAACTGGACGCCAGTCATCAGCCCGCTAACCAGGTACGTAGGTTCAGTTTGGGCGCCCGACCTGGTCAGGCATAACAACAAGTACTATATTTATTTTCCCGCCAATAATACCAACTACGTGATAGTGGCTGATGCCATCAACGGTCCCTGGAGCGAGCCGGTAGACCTGCAAATCGGCAATATAGACCCAGGACATATTGCAGACGACAAAGGCAACAGGTACCTGTATTTCAGCAGTGGCGGTTATGTCCCGCTTGCTGCCGATGGACTTTCCGTCACCGGCCCCATGCAGCATGTATATGATGGCTGGTCTATCCCGAGGAAATGGTCTATTGAATGCTTTTGCATGGAAGGACCAAAACTTTTCAGGCGGGGTGATTACTACTACCTGACTGTTGCCCAGGGTGGTACTGCCGGACCGGGCACTGGGCATATGGTTATTTCGGCCCGATCCAAATCGCCCGTTGGCCCCTGGGAAAACTCACCTTTCAACCCAATCATCAGGGCGCAGGTCAATACGCAAAAATGGCTATCGGTAGGTCATGCCACTCCTTTCCAGGACAGATCCAATAAATGGTGGATGGTATTGCATGGATACGAAAACGGCTACTACAATATGGGCCGCCAGACCCTACTGGCGCCGCTTGAATGGACAGCCGATGGCTGGTTCAAACTGCCGGCAGGTTTTGACATCAATGCGGCACTACGGCTTCCTCCCGCCAGCAGTAGGTCTTTTATTGCAAACGACGATTTTACCGGTTCGTCCCTGCATCCTCAATGGAAGTTCTTTGGAGGCTATGATCCCAACCGGTTCAGTTGTACTAACGACGGTATCCTAATAAAAGCCAAAGGCAATGCCATTCCTGAAAGCGCTCCCCTGCTCTGCATGCCTTCCGATCATTCCTACACGGTAAACGTAGAACTGGAGACAAGCGGCAATGCCATTGGCGGACTGGTCCTCTATTACAGCCACAAGGCCTATTCAGGCATCCTGGCCGATAGCAGTAATATTTTAGCCAACCTGCGCGGCTGGCAGTTTCCGACAGAAAAAAATGTTGTTGCCGGTCGTGCTTTCTTGCGGCTGACAAACAACAACAATATTGTAGACATGTACTACAGTACCAACGGCAAAGACTGGATCAAGATTGAAAACTCCGCAGATGTATCCGCCTATCACCACAATGTGCTGAGTGATTTTTTAGGCCTGCGTATTGGATTGGTAGCAATGGGCGAAGGAACGGTGAAGTTCAAGGCGTTTAGGTATGAGGCGATAAAATAG
- a CDS encoding TlpA disulfide reductase family protein produces the protein MKLISTCLLLLIPFVGLFAQKATLHLTVSGAPSIEEATLTSYNFRDGYLHETDDWFWEITVPLDKGKGSCSLDLEEPVFLFLEVNEGNRYELFVSPGDKLQVTITCKGDKEQITVTGKGSNNNQATKWNERPEGYDAYRSDTLPDNILKDLHQNYLTDSSRLAKYIGTYHPSRAYSAARRLDLLYTPLNQYHEFWGNQKFKFMNKPNKAERSRPWERALDSMLRRYPLNNEAALIARNYVDLVGRFSTRKREALIDSFNTDRAAFLQSWYGDSVNGEAAYIDDGENLFEEKIINRYFSGSVREFAYAHLIHGAIGDKEDNLLEIYDRMQQKYPQSKYPKYLEPKLAGLRQKDARQLNERMVFVPNGDSLKTFREVLDLVKGKTVVMDMWGTWCGPCRKEIDRNSQALKDHFKGKEVVFLYIANFDIHKPAAWRKLIAYYNMEGTHILANYALTDDIMKTVKGKGYPTYIIVKKDGSFELSKAGYPMDRQKMIDQVEAAL, from the coding sequence ATGAAATTGATCTCTACCTGCCTGCTTTTACTTATTCCATTTGTTGGCCTTTTTGCCCAGAAAGCTACCCTCCATCTCACTGTCAGCGGAGCGCCCTCCATTGAAGAAGCAACACTCACCTCCTACAATTTCAGAGATGGGTATCTCCATGAAACAGACGACTGGTTCTGGGAAATAACCGTCCCGCTGGACAAAGGGAAAGGAAGCTGCTCACTGGATCTTGAGGAGCCGGTTTTTCTCTTCCTGGAAGTTAATGAGGGCAACAGGTACGAGCTGTTTGTTTCACCCGGCGATAAACTCCAGGTAACCATTACCTGCAAAGGGGATAAAGAACAAATTACAGTTACCGGTAAAGGCAGCAACAATAACCAGGCGACAAAATGGAATGAGCGGCCGGAAGGATATGATGCCTACCGGTCAGATACCTTGCCGGATAATATCCTGAAAGACCTTCACCAAAACTACCTTACAGACAGCAGCAGGCTGGCAAAATATATTGGTACCTACCATCCCTCCCGGGCTTATAGTGCAGCCCGCCGGCTTGATCTGTTGTATACGCCTCTCAACCAGTACCATGAGTTCTGGGGCAATCAGAAATTTAAATTCATGAACAAGCCCAATAAAGCGGAAAGGTCGCGCCCCTGGGAGCGGGCGCTGGACAGCATGCTGCGCCGGTACCCGCTGAACAATGAAGCTGCTTTAATAGCCAGGAATTATGTAGACCTTGTTGGGAGGTTCTCCACTCGCAAAAGAGAAGCCCTGATAGACAGCTTCAATACAGATCGCGCCGCATTTCTGCAATCCTGGTATGGCGATTCTGTGAACGGGGAGGCGGCTTACATAGATGATGGGGAAAACCTGTTTGAAGAAAAGATCATCAACCGCTATTTTTCCGGCAGTGTAAGGGAATTTGCCTATGCGCATTTAATTCATGGAGCCATCGGTGATAAGGAAGATAACCTGCTGGAGATCTATGATCGTATGCAGCAAAAATATCCCCAAAGCAAATACCCGAAATACCTGGAGCCAAAACTTGCTGGCCTGCGGCAAAAAGATGCCCGTCAGCTCAATGAAAGGATGGTCTTTGTGCCCAACGGAGATTCCCTGAAGACTTTCCGGGAAGTCCTGGACCTGGTGAAAGGAAAAACCGTGGTCATGGATATGTGGGGAACCTGGTGCGGGCCCTGCCGGAAAGAGATTGACAGGAACAGCCAGGCGCTGAAAGATCATTTTAAGGGAAAAGAAGTGGTCTTCCTCTACATCGCCAACTTTGATATACATAAACCTGCCGCCTGGCGTAAGCTGATTGCCTATTACAATATGGAGGGAACGCATATCCTGGCTAATTATGCACTCACGGATGATATTATGAAAACAGTGAAGGGCAAAGGCTATCCTACCTATATCATTGTGAAGAAGGACGGCAGCTTTGAACTGTCCAAAGCCGGCTATCCCATGGACCGGCAAAAAATGATCGACCAGGTTGAAGCCGCTCTCTGA
- a CDS encoding DUF6528 family protein, giving the protein MPGILKVFKYRFGTNQGLLPVNALLSLLLLGMGIVGCSKSSGQHEDEATPPIVAMDSVTIFAVGDDKIFEYRYSAQAGRPRTVWEWQVAQTTGMPTSYHTQFQSVDDCKASATGEQLLITSSSLGAVLLLEKSTKKALFYAKAPNAHSAEFLPGGYLAVATSTATGGNSLTVYHPDQPDKVFVKESLYSGHGVVWLPERKRLYALGYNDLREYSLKDWESTEPKLQLEHTWTLPNDDGHELSGVSNDKLLLTTAANVWEFAIASGTFKTFEPLKNMAKVKSVNYNETTGQLVYTKGETEWWTNNVYCIKPNKTINIPNVKIYKARFSK; this is encoded by the coding sequence ATGCCCGGGATATTGAAAGTTTTTAAATACAGGTTTGGGACGAACCAAGGGCTGCTCCCGGTAAATGCACTACTAAGCCTGTTGTTGCTGGGGATGGGGATTGTTGGTTGCAGCAAAAGCAGTGGACAGCATGAGGACGAAGCAACGCCGCCAATTGTAGCCATGGACAGCGTAACCATTTTTGCAGTGGGAGATGATAAGATCTTTGAATATCGCTATAGCGCCCAGGCTGGCAGGCCGCGCACAGTATGGGAATGGCAGGTAGCGCAAACTACAGGCATGCCCACCAGCTATCACACACAGTTCCAAAGTGTGGATGACTGCAAGGCTTCTGCTACCGGAGAACAATTACTGATCACGTCCTCTTCGCTCGGGGCTGTGCTGTTGCTTGAAAAAAGTACTAAAAAAGCGCTGTTTTATGCGAAGGCCCCCAATGCGCATTCGGCGGAATTCCTGCCGGGCGGCTACCTGGCGGTGGCTACTTCTACAGCAACTGGTGGCAATAGTCTTACCGTTTACCATCCTGATCAACCGGATAAAGTGTTTGTCAAAGAAAGCCTCTACTCCGGACATGGGGTGGTATGGCTGCCGGAAAGAAAACGCCTGTATGCGCTTGGCTATAATGACCTGCGGGAATATAGCCTGAAAGATTGGGAAAGCACTGAACCGAAACTGCAGCTGGAGCATACCTGGACTCTTCCGAATGATGATGGTCATGAGTTGTCAGGTGTTTCCAATGATAAACTGCTGCTGACCACGGCGGCCAATGTCTGGGAGTTTGCAATTGCTTCCGGTACGTTCAAAACTTTTGAGCCCCTGAAGAATATGGCCAAGGTCAAGTCGGTCAATTACAATGAAACAACGGGCCAGCTGGTTTATACAAAGGGTGAAACAGAATGGTGGACGAATAATGTCTATTGTATCAAACCCAATAAGACCATCAATATCCCGAACGTGAAAATATACAAGGCGCGGTTTTCTAAGTAG
- a CDS encoding RagB/SusD family nutrient uptake outer membrane protein, giving the protein MNYKIILTAILLSTSIAGCTKLDLQPLSKASTETWFENGEQVEMALNTLYLHQFWPMFKTDWSETAIMALDEASDDWMNRTTLTIFTNGTLSGDNSTFLRNSWVYSYRAISRANTILQNIDKVKGKVSEELYNQYMADARFVRACMYARLVSRFGDVIYYEDEPTLEESYEMVRTDKNIVLQKVYEDFDFASQYLPESYTGRAVQRATKGAAFGMKARTALFFQNYPVAEEAARNCMKLGKYSLYADFGELFLSTTKNSVETVFGIPRAIENNSAIHPNGVRPYLSRNVAAPSTTAQPSWDLFLSYLCTDGKTVDVSPLYNPREPFKNRDPRLTYTIVEFNTNYFGYNYTPHPDSALCWNYDKNQKVTNNDSKASDQYASYNGLMLRKGIDKDWVDDYYASNDKIIVRYADVLLMFAEARIEQNKIDDSVLTAMNQVRARAYKANYATGTYPRITDMDQTSLRRMLRIERRMEFAFEGLRYDDIIRWKIAEIVMNRPNYGLPTSVANCKKLVTDKLWFFGGTPTIDENGCPDFSTMANISRYRVLSQRVFDPTKHYLWPLPSTELNVNPKLTNNPNY; this is encoded by the coding sequence ATGAACTATAAAATAATTCTTACGGCTATATTGTTAAGCACCAGTATTGCCGGTTGTACAAAGCTGGACCTGCAGCCACTTTCCAAAGCTTCCACCGAAACCTGGTTCGAAAACGGTGAACAGGTGGAAATGGCCCTCAATACCCTTTACCTGCACCAGTTCTGGCCCATGTTCAAAACCGACTGGAGCGAAACAGCCATCATGGCGCTGGATGAGGCTTCGGACGACTGGATGAATCGCACCACCCTCACCATATTTACCAATGGCACCCTCAGTGGCGATAACTCTACTTTCCTGCGCAACTCCTGGGTCTATTCCTACAGAGCTATCAGTCGCGCCAATACTATCCTTCAGAATATTGATAAGGTAAAAGGTAAAGTGTCTGAGGAACTGTACAACCAATACATGGCGGATGCCCGTTTTGTAAGGGCCTGTATGTATGCAAGACTGGTCAGTCGCTTCGGAGATGTGATCTATTACGAAGACGAGCCCACACTGGAGGAATCGTATGAGATGGTTCGTACAGATAAAAATATTGTACTCCAGAAAGTATACGAAGACTTTGATTTTGCCAGCCAGTACCTGCCTGAGTCCTATACTGGCCGTGCCGTACAGCGAGCTACCAAGGGCGCTGCATTCGGCATGAAAGCCAGAACAGCGCTATTCTTCCAGAATTATCCTGTAGCTGAAGAAGCTGCCAGGAATTGCATGAAGCTGGGCAAGTACAGCCTGTACGCTGATTTTGGAGAACTGTTCCTTAGCACTACTAAGAATTCTGTTGAAACAGTTTTCGGTATCCCCAGGGCAATTGAGAATAACTCGGCCATCCACCCCAACGGTGTAAGGCCCTACCTCAGCAGGAACGTAGCAGCTCCTTCCACTACGGCACAGCCTTCCTGGGACCTGTTCCTGTCCTACCTGTGTACCGATGGCAAAACAGTGGATGTTTCCCCGCTTTATAATCCAAGAGAACCTTTTAAGAACAGGGACCCGCGTTTGACCTACACCATCGTGGAGTTCAATACCAATTATTTCGGGTACAACTATACACCGCACCCGGATTCTGCCCTCTGCTGGAATTATGATAAGAACCAAAAGGTCACCAATAACGACTCCAAAGCCAGCGATCAGTACGCTTCCTACAATGGCCTGATGCTGAGAAAAGGCATCGATAAGGATTGGGTAGATGACTACTACGCCAGCAACGACAAGATCATTGTTCGTTATGCTGACGTGCTCCTGATGTTTGCTGAAGCCCGGATTGAACAGAATAAGATCGATGATTCCGTACTGACAGCCATGAACCAGGTGAGGGCCCGCGCCTACAAGGCCAACTACGCTACCGGTACCTATCCCAGGATCACGGACATGGATCAGACCAGCCTCAGAAGGATGCTGCGCATAGAACGCCGGATGGAATTTGCTTTTGAAGGACTGCGCTATGACGATATTATCCGCTGGAAGATCGCTGAGATCGTGATGAACAGGCCTAACTACGGATTGCCCACATCCGTAGCCAACTGCAAAAAACTGGTGACCGACAAACTCTGGTTTTTCGGCGGTACACCTACTATTGATGAGAACGGCTGTCCTGATTTTTCTACTATGGCCAATATTTCCAGGTACCGGGTACTCAGTCAGCGGGTATTTGATCCCACTAAGCATTACCTGTGGCCGCTGCCTTCCACGGAGTTAAATGTCAACCCCAAGCTGACCAATAACCCAAATTATTAA
- a CDS encoding calcineurin-like phosphoesterase C-terminal domain-containing protein produces the protein MNRMVTTLLWAFVSMLAGTSCSKSSGDNPGGEPPVVEISFQGKVTDGATGIAGVVVTDGKNFAQTQADGTYTLSYRKEATHIYISSPSGYEVPVENSVPMFWKKLTTVVDIKKIDFTIKKMSVDDQKHYILAVGDPQVRNNAELALLKPILAELKQTVASRNMQPAHVMVAGDVVFDTYNMHDNSKKHFSELGLPVYYAIGNHDHVQTTVQSPLNDLTADSNYIRHYGPTYYSFNKGQVHYIVLDNIRYEGGPNTKYDVYFSQDQLNWVAQDLKYVPKTKALVVMFHSPSITRFSSSYGNSADLHKLLMGYANIQLISGHTHYNSVYADNNLIEHNVGAVCGGFWEGPVALDGTNLGYKIFEVNGTSFKWEYHDYKDPEAQFSVFVPEPVRPPLLPAGQELLVNVWDWDIAWTVAYSEDNGITFKNMNRYNEQNRVYDVAAYNTLGAKGEGKIVGRSWIGANTTDHVFSAIPGTGVKKVIIKVVSRFKTYTKEVNL, from the coding sequence ATGAATAGAATGGTGACTACATTATTGTGGGCGTTTGTATCTATGCTGGCAGGTACATCCTGCTCCAAATCTTCTGGTGACAATCCAGGCGGTGAGCCGCCGGTAGTAGAAATCAGCTTTCAGGGCAAAGTGACCGATGGCGCTACTGGCATTGCAGGCGTGGTGGTGACCGATGGAAAAAATTTTGCCCAGACGCAGGCTGATGGTACCTACACGCTTTCCTATAGAAAGGAGGCTACGCATATTTATATTTCTTCCCCGTCCGGTTATGAAGTCCCTGTTGAGAACAGTGTTCCGATGTTCTGGAAAAAACTCACGACAGTGGTGGATATCAAGAAGATCGACTTTACCATCAAAAAGATGAGTGTGGACGATCAAAAGCATTATATCCTGGCAGTGGGTGATCCCCAGGTGCGTAACAATGCGGAACTGGCTTTACTGAAGCCCATCCTGGCGGAACTGAAGCAGACCGTGGCCAGCAGGAATATGCAACCTGCCCATGTGATGGTGGCAGGTGATGTGGTGTTTGATACCTATAACATGCATGACAACAGCAAAAAGCATTTCAGTGAACTGGGCCTGCCGGTTTATTATGCTATCGGTAACCATGACCACGTACAGACAACCGTACAATCCCCGCTGAACGACCTGACCGCCGATTCCAATTATATCCGGCACTATGGACCTACTTACTATTCTTTTAACAAAGGCCAGGTTCATTATATCGTGCTGGACAATATCCGGTATGAAGGCGGTCCCAATACCAAGTATGATGTGTATTTCTCCCAGGATCAGCTCAACTGGGTGGCCCAGGACCTGAAATATGTTCCTAAAACCAAGGCCCTGGTAGTGATGTTCCATTCGCCTTCTATCACCAGGTTCAGCAGTTCTTATGGTAATAGTGCGGACCTGCACAAGCTGCTGATGGGATATGCCAATATACAGCTCATCAGCGGGCACACGCATTATAACTCTGTGTATGCTGATAATAACCTTATAGAACACAATGTAGGAGCGGTTTGCGGCGGCTTCTGGGAAGGCCCGGTTGCGCTGGATGGCACCAACCTGGGGTATAAGATCTTTGAAGTGAATGGCACCAGCTTCAAATGGGAATACCACGACTATAAAGATCCGGAAGCTCAGTTCTCGGTTTTTGTTCCGGAGCCTGTCCGTCCGCCATTGCTGCCTGCTGGGCAGGAACTGCTGGTGAATGTATGGGACTGGGATATCGCCTGGACAGTCGCTTATTCTGAGGACAACGGCATTACTTTCAAAAATATGAATCGGTATAATGAGCAGAACAGAGTGTATGATGTAGCTGCCTATAATACGCTCGGCGCCAAGGGTGAAGGAAAGATTGTGGGAAGAAGCTGGATCGGCGCCAATACCACGGATCACGTTTTTTCTGCCATCCCCGGTACCGGCGTGAAGAAAGTGATCATCAAAGTGGTGAGCAGGTTTAAGACGTATACGAAAGAGGTGAATTTGTAA